In Populus trichocarpa isolate Nisqually-1 chromosome 16, P.trichocarpa_v4.1, whole genome shotgun sequence, a genomic segment contains:
- the LOC7488764 gene encoding phosphatidylinositol N-acetylglucosaminyltransferase subunit A codes for MADQKHRILMVSDFFFPNFGGVESHIYYLSQCLLKLGHKVVVMTHAYGNRSGVRYMTGGLKVYYVPWRPFLMQNTLPTVYGTLPIVRTILVREKISLVHGHQAFSTLCHEALMHARTMGYKVVFTDHSLYGFADIGSIHMNKVLQFTLADVSQAICVSHTSKENTVLRSGLPPEKVFMIPNAVDTAMFKPAPERLGNDEIIIVVISRLVYRKGADLLVEVIPEICRLYPNVRFIVGGDGPKRVRLEEMRERHSLQDRVEMLGSVPHAHVRSVLISGHIFLNSSLTEAFCIAILEAASCGLLTVSTRVGGVPEVLPEDMIVLAEPDPSDMVRATGKAISLLPNIDPQQMHNRMKKLYDWHDVAKRTEIVYDRALKCPDQNLLERLSRYLSCGSWAGKIFCFVMIIDFLLWRLLQLWQPTEEIEEVPEFTSPRHQDEEIISNFN; via the exons ATGGCTGATCAGAAGCACAGAATCCTGATGGTTTCAGATTTTTTCTTTCCCAATTTTGGTGGTGTCGAGAGCCATATTTATTATCTATCTCAATGCCTGCTAAAGCTTGGTCACAAG GTGGTTGTTATGACTCATGCTTATGGTAATCGCTCTGGGGTGAGATACATGACTGGTGGCCTTAAAGTTTACTATGTACCATGGAGACCATTTCTTATGCAGAACACCTTGCCAACTGTTTACGGGACACTTCCAATTGTAAGGACTATCCTTGTTcgagaaaaaatatcattggtgCATGGACATCAAGCCTTCTCAACTCTTTGTCATGAAGCGTTGATGCATGCACGCACCATGGGTTACAAAGTTGTATTTACTGATCATTCACTCTATGGTTTTGCTGATATCGGAAGCATTCACATGAACAAGGTGTTGCAATTCACTTTAGCAGACGTGAGCCAGGCCATTTGTGTTTCTCATACAAGCAAGGAAAACACAGTGTTACGGTCAGGTCTACCACCAGAAAAGGTTTTCATGATACCAAATGCTGTTGACACTGCTATGTTCAAGCCAGCCCCAGAGCGACTtggcaatgatgaaattattattgttgtgatAAGTAGATTGGTTTATCGAAAGGGTGCAGACTTGCTTGTTGAAGTCATTCCAGAAATTTGCCGTTTGTATCCTAAT GTCAGGTTCATTGTTGGAGGAGATGGACCTAAACGGGTAAGGCTGGAAGAGATGAGGGAAAGACACTCTCTTCAAGATCGAGTTGAAATGCTGGGTTCTGTACCACATGCTCATGTACGCTCTGTCTTGATTTCTGGCCATATATTTCTAAACAG TTCTTTGACAGAGGCGTTCTGCATAGCCATATTAGAGGCTGCTAGTTGTGGGTTATTAACAGTCAGCACACGCGTAGGAGGTGTACCTGAG GTTCTACCAGAGGACATGATTGTACTTGCAGAACCTGATCCTAGTGATATGGTAAGAGCAACCGGAAAGGCGATATCTCTACTTCCGAATATTGACCCACAACAGATGCATAATCGC ATGAAGAAACTCTATGATTGGCATGATGTTGCAAAACGAACAGAGATTGTTTATGACCGTGCTTTGAAATGTCCCGACCAAAATTTGTTAGAACGACTCTCACG GTACCTCTCTTGTGGTAGTTGGGCAGGCAAGATTTTCTGCTTCGTTATGATAATTGATTTCTTGCTATGGCGTCTGCTGCAACTATGGCAG CCAACAGAGGAGATTGAGGAGGTGCCTGAATTTACTTCACCCCGTCACCAAGATGAGGAAATAATCTCAAATTTCAACTAG